The following proteins are encoded in a genomic region of Bernardetia sp. MNP-M8:
- a CDS encoding YsnF/AvaK domain-containing protein has protein sequence MSNTVIGIFRTGEEAQYAANQLMKNGIEANDIDLSARPAGKDYTYDDDYHNENAITRFFENLFGDDEDEKRKAMYCDVAARNSLLTVHADSKEEAAQALTVLNNCGAIDIESDYEYYQKAISDDYTDYSLEHYNKYRDNGYANVEGEQSAKVIKEEMHVGKRDTETGRGARLRSYLVEKPVEETVRLRVEHVYVEREPVNRPATEADFANFKESEIEVTEHAEKAVVSKDARVVEEVRLGKTAEERQETIKDTVRETKVEVEEVTADGETRRV, from the coding sequence ATGAGTAACACAGTAATCGGAATTTTCAGAACAGGAGAAGAAGCACAATATGCAGCCAATCAATTGATGAAAAATGGCATTGAAGCAAACGACATAGATTTATCAGCACGTCCAGCAGGTAAAGATTATACCTATGATGACGACTATCACAATGAAAATGCAATTACACGTTTTTTTGAAAATCTTTTTGGAGATGATGAAGATGAAAAACGTAAAGCAATGTATTGTGATGTAGCAGCACGTAATTCACTTTTGACAGTACACGCAGATTCGAAAGAAGAAGCTGCACAAGCACTTACAGTATTGAATAACTGTGGAGCTATTGATATCGAAAGTGATTATGAGTATTATCAAAAAGCAATTTCAGATGACTATACAGATTATTCTTTAGAACATTATAATAAGTATAGAGACAATGGATATGCTAATGTAGAAGGCGAACAATCAGCTAAAGTAATCAAGGAAGAAATGCATGTTGGTAAACGTGATACTGAAACAGGTCGTGGCGCAAGATTGCGTAGTTATTTGGTAGAAAAACCAGTAGAAGAAACAGTACGTTTGCGTGTAGAACATGTTTATGTAGAACGTGAACCAGTAAATCGTCCTGCTACAGAAGCAGATTTTGCCAACTTTAAAGAAAGCGAAATCGAAGTAACAGAGCATGCTGAAAAAGCAGTTGTTTCAAAAGACGCTCGTGTAGTAGAAGAGGTAAGACTTGGAAAAACTGCCGAAGAACGTCAAGAAACTATTAAAGATACTGTTCGTGAAACAAAAGTAGAAGTAGAAGAAGTAACAGCAGATGGGGAAACTCGTAGAGTATAA
- a CDS encoding M23 family metallopeptidase: MDSNNYSKKIFYYALHYNKAIKFVSFFFILFTFLAQKNNATAQNNTQKDKNNQSDFQTIIIPNLLILPTNTEIDKEKTEKIASKDNTKDEKIDSLKLNVAISKTDSIDAFGNLKNNVDSALFMSASENGKIKSDSVKGMTSKKVENSDVINTTAPSIGGDSYDDENFRPANATLLNLSDTTMLRLSTLGGSWGYSLFLDTLAISMNARKSLFREDTSNYDNVKMSNIVMISEEIAIDCVWITMRQYYKVWDSNSVNPYGIDASKFRDTVQIALYDSAKNQYWSAPMASNRINSNFGYRRYRWHHGTDLDLDTGDPIYAVFDGIIRVKKYGRGFGNHIVIRHSNGLETVYGHLSATDVEVGDYVKAGQMIGKGGSTGRSTGPHLHFEMRYEGNSIDPATIFDFEKNEIKLKDFELTAANFKHLGARVNSTHTHEDDGEDDADETHSVRRVVYHKIKSGDSLWKISRQYGVTISSICKLNGISTRTNLRLGRRLRVR, translated from the coding sequence ATGGACTCGAATAATTACTCAAAAAAAATATTTTATTATGCTTTACATTATAATAAAGCAATAAAATTTGTTAGTTTCTTTTTTATTCTATTCACTTTTTTAGCTCAAAAAAATAACGCTACAGCTCAAAATAACACACAAAAAGATAAAAATAATCAAAGCGATTTTCAAACTATCATTATTCCCAACTTATTAATTCTTCCTACAAACACAGAAATAGATAAAGAGAAAACGGAAAAAATAGCTTCAAAAGACAATACAAAAGATGAAAAAATAGATTCTCTAAAATTAAATGTAGCTATTTCAAAGACCGATTCTATAGATGCTTTTGGTAATTTAAAAAATAATGTAGATTCTGCATTATTTATGTCAGCTTCTGAAAATGGAAAAATCAAAAGTGATTCTGTAAAAGGAATGACTTCAAAAAAAGTAGAAAACTCAGATGTAATCAATACAACTGCACCTTCTATTGGTGGAGATAGCTATGATGATGAAAACTTTCGTCCTGCAAATGCCACACTTCTAAATCTCTCAGATACAACCATGTTACGACTCAGTACGCTTGGTGGAAGTTGGGGATACTCGCTTTTTTTAGATACACTTGCTATCAGTATGAATGCTAGAAAAAGTTTGTTCAGAGAAGACACAAGTAATTATGATAATGTCAAGATGAGTAATATTGTCATGATTTCAGAAGAGATTGCAATTGACTGTGTTTGGATTACGATGCGCCAGTATTACAAAGTTTGGGATTCAAATTCAGTAAATCCTTACGGAATTGATGCTTCTAAATTTAGAGATACTGTTCAGATAGCTCTTTATGATTCAGCAAAAAATCAGTATTGGTCTGCACCAATGGCAAGCAATAGAATAAATTCAAACTTTGGTTATCGTCGTTATCGTTGGCATCATGGAACAGATTTAGACTTGGATACAGGAGACCCTATTTATGCTGTTTTTGATGGAATAATTCGGGTAAAAAAATACGGTAGAGGATTTGGAAATCATATTGTCATACGGCACAGCAATGGACTAGAAACTGTTTACGGACACCTCAGCGCAACAGATGTAGAAGTTGGAGATTATGTAAAAGCAGGTCAGATGATTGGAAAAGGTGGAAGCACAGGACGAAGTACAGGACCTCACTTGCACTTTGAAATGCGTTATGAAGGAAATTCAATAGACCCAGCCACTATTTTTGATTTTGAAAAAAATGAAATCAAATTAAAAGATTTTGAACTAACGGCTGCCAATTTCAAACACTTAGGCGCACGTGTAAACAGCACACACACACACGAAGACGATGGAGAAGATGATGCTGACGAAACGCACAGCGTAAGAAGAGTAGTTTATCACAAAATAAAAAGTGGAGATTCGCTTTGGAAAATAAGTCGTCAGTATGGCGTTACTATTTCATCTATCTGTAAGCTTAACGGAATCAGCACACGTACAAATTTGAGATTGGGAAGACGTTTGAGAGTACGATAA
- a CDS encoding nitroreductase family protein gives MSNSILPIIEERWSPRAFSSKSISKEDLNLLFKAAGKAASCFNEQPWRFVYAGKEDTENFDRLVSCLTEFNQVWAKNAAVLVATLAKKNFEQTGEPNKHSWHDVGLAMGNMSLQAMSMDIYLHHMAGYESEKAIEKLDIPTDFEPVSFVAIGHLGDKEQLPNDLKEKESPKSPRKDLDEITFVGKMGK, from the coding sequence ATGTCAAATTCCATTTTACCTATTATTGAAGAGCGTTGGAGTCCAAGAGCTTTTTCATCAAAATCTATTTCCAAAGAAGATTTGAATCTACTTTTCAAAGCAGCAGGAAAAGCAGCATCTTGTTTTAATGAGCAGCCTTGGCGATTTGTCTATGCAGGCAAAGAAGATACAGAAAATTTCGATAGATTAGTAAGTTGTCTGACAGAATTCAATCAAGTTTGGGCAAAAAATGCTGCTGTTCTGGTTGCTACTTTAGCTAAAAAAAACTTTGAGCAAACAGGCGAACCAAACAAACATTCTTGGCATGATGTAGGACTTGCTATGGGAAATATGAGTTTGCAAGCGATGTCAATGGATATTTATTTGCATCACATGGCAGGTTATGAGAGCGAAAAAGCAATAGAAAAACTAGATATTCCCACTGATTTTGAACCTGTTAGTTTTGTAGCAATAGGTCATTTGGGAGATAAAGAACAACTTCCTAATGACTTAAAAGAAAAAGAGTCTCCAAAATCTCCTAGAAAAGATTTAGATGAAATTACTTTTGTTGGAAAGATGGGGAAATAA
- the smc gene encoding chromosome segregation protein SMC has translation MQLLRLEIKGFKSFGDKVVVRFDEGITGVVGPNGCGKSNIIDAMRWVLGEHRTRHLRSDKMSNIIFNGTAKRKAADAAEVSLYFENNRQLLPPEYKEVCITRRYTRSGSSEYFLNGTSCRRKDITNLLMNTGATSNSYAIIELKMVDDILTDREDARKVMFEEAAGVAQFKQRKKETLAKLEATLSDLERVEDLMHEIDKNMKGLERQARQAEKYFSTKEAYEKFSIALAKRQVKSNSDDFVDLNTQINEILAQKETLTAEQESLEQSIEEQKNTAQEQEKIISEKKRYLSSQIEKINHLQNEKVRNEDRTQFLSRNRNQIEEQLLEDETGTKQAGSSLETLQQNLESQEKQFLETQSILENFKKSHSEEKVRTENLRSAMQAAQEKFKTLQNDILILQKEIELKENQQSGSKQENDQIALDFSGQADELQITLKKVQEIENELKNRNNEISELEKIEAERTQKINSLTTQIESLKEQIGTKQRKESSLKAEQNLTKSLVENMEGFSNALKFLNKNESWSEKAVLLADIFTAQEEYNDALFAILEPYLNFYVVQTEEEARNAISLLTENEKGKANFFVLDKLENVIPNLPPIDNAVAALAVIQFDESYKKLAYSLFHNVYFSENDNSNNVEGFTIALKNGQFVARNGGNWTGGKGKENANQNSQLGRKQRLEELNKEILTLEEEISVLENQRNEFLAQIEDLKEQSQFDELRNLQKETNTISQQKISLQAKAEQMQENVRRSEERKQAAQERLSVLAEQIEKLKPKVSQKKEEVIEAERAYYDLNDKYSTQNERFQEIAEELQEKNMSFIQFESKLENLKQEIKFKQTSLLTGKERITQSQQQLQEIAEEVNQLKQKITLQIEEITSLEEIKADLQGDLSEIESQFYKLREEITRVEKVIKELQRQRENCDTRTMSFQNKLNETKLKLTATRERLSAEFEIELTDELLEAKTEEDELPDETLIDEIEAAKRRLQRIGTINATAKEAYDEIKGRHDFITEQRSDLFDAQKLLEDTIAELDDAAKTAFLDAFNQIRENFIRVFRSLFSEEDNCDLTLTNPDDPLSSKIEIIAQPKGKRPLTIKQLSGGEKTLTAVALLFALYLLRPAPFCIFDEVDAPLDDANIDKFNRIIKKFSEEVQFIIVTHNKRTMVSTDVVYGVTMPEIGVSKVLPVDLKGILVE, from the coding sequence ATGCAACTTCTTCGATTAGAAATAAAAGGATTTAAAAGTTTTGGAGATAAAGTAGTCGTTCGTTTTGACGAAGGAATTACAGGTGTCGTAGGACCAAATGGCTGTGGAAAATCAAATATTATTGATGCCATGCGTTGGGTTTTGGGCGAACACCGTACTCGTCATTTGCGCTCCGATAAAATGTCAAATATTATCTTTAATGGAACAGCAAAAAGAAAGGCTGCTGATGCTGCCGAAGTTTCATTATATTTTGAGAATAATAGACAACTTTTGCCACCAGAGTATAAAGAAGTTTGTATTACAAGACGTTATACTCGTTCGGGTTCTAGTGAATATTTTTTGAATGGTACATCTTGCCGTCGAAAAGACATCACAAATTTGCTCATGAATACAGGTGCAACTTCTAATAGTTACGCCATCATTGAGCTAAAAATGGTCGATGATATTCTGACCGATAGAGAAGATGCACGAAAAGTGATGTTTGAAGAAGCTGCTGGTGTGGCTCAGTTCAAACAGCGTAAAAAAGAAACACTAGCAAAACTAGAAGCAACTTTATCAGATTTGGAACGTGTAGAGGATTTGATGCACGAAATTGATAAAAATATGAAAGGTTTGGAACGCCAAGCTCGGCAAGCCGAAAAATATTTTTCTACTAAAGAAGCCTACGAGAAGTTTAGTATTGCCCTTGCAAAACGTCAAGTAAAAAGTAATTCTGATGATTTTGTCGATTTGAATACTCAAATTAATGAGATTCTAGCACAAAAAGAAACACTCACAGCCGAACAAGAAAGTTTAGAGCAGTCTATTGAAGAGCAAAAAAATACAGCACAAGAACAAGAAAAAATTATTTCTGAAAAGAAACGTTATTTGTCTTCTCAGATAGAAAAAATAAATCATCTTCAAAACGAAAAAGTTAGAAATGAAGACCGAACTCAGTTTTTAAGTCGTAATCGCAATCAAATTGAAGAGCAATTACTGGAAGATGAAACTGGAACGAAACAAGCAGGAAGCAGTTTGGAGACTTTGCAACAAAATCTTGAAAGTCAAGAAAAGCAATTTCTAGAAACTCAAAGTATTTTAGAAAACTTCAAAAAGTCTCATTCAGAAGAAAAAGTAAGAACTGAAAATTTGCGCTCTGCCATGCAAGCAGCACAAGAAAAATTCAAAACACTTCAAAATGATATTCTCATTCTTCAAAAAGAAATTGAATTAAAGGAAAATCAACAAAGTGGCTCAAAACAAGAAAATGACCAAATTGCACTAGATTTTTCTGGACAAGCTGATGAATTGCAAATTACATTAAAGAAAGTACAGGAAATTGAAAACGAATTAAAGAATAGAAATAATGAAATTTCAGAACTAGAAAAAATTGAAGCTGAAAGAACACAAAAAATAAACTCGCTTACTACTCAAATTGAGTCTTTAAAAGAGCAAATAGGAACAAAACAGCGAAAAGAAAGCAGTTTGAAAGCTGAACAAAATCTTACCAAATCTCTAGTAGAGAATATGGAAGGTTTTTCAAACGCTCTTAAATTCTTGAATAAAAACGAAAGTTGGTCTGAAAAAGCCGTTTTATTAGCTGATATTTTCACAGCACAAGAAGAATATAACGATGCCCTTTTTGCAATTTTAGAGCCGTATCTTAATTTTTATGTTGTCCAAACAGAAGAAGAAGCACGAAACGCCATTTCATTATTGACAGAAAACGAAAAAGGAAAAGCAAACTTTTTTGTTTTGGATAAATTAGAAAATGTTATTCCAAATCTTCCTCCAATTGATAATGCTGTTGCAGCTTTGGCAGTTATTCAGTTTGATGAATCGTATAAAAAATTAGCCTATTCACTTTTTCATAATGTTTACTTTAGTGAGAATGATAATTCGAATAATGTTGAAGGATTTACGATTGCACTCAAAAATGGACAGTTTGTAGCTCGTAATGGTGGAAATTGGACAGGTGGAAAAGGAAAAGAAAATGCAAATCAGAATTCTCAACTTGGTAGAAAACAACGTTTGGAAGAATTGAATAAGGAAATTCTAACTTTAGAAGAAGAAATTTCTGTTTTAGAAAATCAAAGAAATGAATTTTTAGCTCAGATTGAAGACTTAAAAGAACAATCTCAATTTGATGAGCTTCGAAACCTTCAAAAAGAAACGAATACTATTTCGCAGCAAAAAATATCACTTCAAGCTAAAGCCGAACAAATGCAGGAAAACGTTAGGCGAAGCGAAGAGCGAAAACAAGCAGCGCAAGAGCGTTTAAGTGTTTTGGCAGAACAAATTGAAAAGCTAAAACCAAAAGTCAGTCAGAAAAAAGAAGAAGTAATCGAAGCCGAAAGAGCCTATTATGACTTAAATGATAAATATTCTACTCAAAATGAGCGTTTTCAAGAGATTGCAGAAGAATTGCAGGAAAAAAACATGTCTTTTATTCAGTTTGAAAGTAAATTAGAAAACCTCAAACAAGAAATAAAATTCAAACAAACTTCTTTACTTACAGGAAAAGAACGAATTACCCAAAGTCAGCAACAGCTTCAAGAAATTGCAGAAGAAGTAAATCAGCTTAAACAAAAAATTACGTTACAGATTGAAGAAATAACTTCTTTAGAGGAAATTAAAGCCGATTTACAAGGCGATTTATCCGAAATTGAAAGTCAGTTTTATAAGTTGCGTGAAGAAATAACGAGAGTAGAAAAAGTTATAAAGGAATTGCAAAGACAGCGTGAAAACTGCGATACCAGAACGATGTCTTTTCAAAACAAACTCAATGAAACAAAACTAAAACTAACAGCAACAAGAGAACGACTTTCAGCAGAATTTGAAATAGAACTTACAGACGAACTTTTGGAAGCCAAAACAGAAGAAGACGAACTCCCAGACGAAACATTAATCGATGAAATAGAAGCAGCAAAACGTCGTTTGCAACGCATAGGGACAATAAATGCCACAGCAAAAGAGGCTTATGATGAAATAAAAGGACGACATGATTTTATTACAGAACAAAGAAGCGACCTTTTCGACGCTCAAAAACTCTTAGAAGATACAATTGCAGAGCTTGATGATGCAGCCAAGACAGCCTTTTTAGATGCTTTTAATCAAATTAGAGAGAATTTTATTCGTGTTTTCCGTTCTCTTTTTTCAGAGGAAGATAATTGTGATTTGACTTTGACAAATCCTGATGACCCACTTTCTTCAAAAATTGAAATTATTGCACAACCAAAAGGAAAGCGACCTCTTACTATCAAACAACTTTCAGGAGGAGAAAAAACGCTGACAGCCGTTGCACTTTTGTTTGCGCTTTATCTGTTGCGTCCTGCGCCTTTCTGTATTTTTGATGAAGTAGATGCACCTTTAGATGATGCAAACATTGATAAATTCAATAGAATTATCAAGAAGTTTTCAGAAGAAGTACAGTTTATTATCGTTACTCACAACAAGCGAACAATGGTAAGTACAGATGTTGTTTATGGCGTTACAATGCCTGAAATTGGTGTTTCGAAAGTCTTGCCTGTGGATTTGAAGGGGATTTTGGTGGAGTAA
- a CDS encoding enoyl-CoA hydratase/isomerase family protein has product MTNETLQTNFETLAVSSKDNIVTLQLNRGKANPINRQMINDLHTFFEQATNDEDVNGVIMTGKQHFFSSGLDLKQLYDMNEEDVKEFWVAFMKMTKVIASFPKPLIAAITGHSPAGGCVLAVCADYRVMAEGNYIIGLNEIPVGIVVPKVIFDLYAFWIGNKTAYQYLLEGKLISPSEAKEVGLVDEVVAADKVLAHAEEKMEDYANFDGKTWSLSKSNLRGGMLAGMNMDNLDEILEPMLKQWWSPRTRSILKMIVASLTK; this is encoded by the coding sequence ATGACAAACGAAACCCTACAAACCAACTTTGAAACTTTAGCCGTTTCAAGTAAAGATAATATTGTAACATTACAATTAAATAGAGGAAAAGCAAATCCGATTAATCGTCAAATGATTAATGACTTACATACCTTTTTCGAACAGGCAACAAATGATGAGGATGTAAATGGTGTAATCATGACAGGAAAACAGCATTTTTTCTCTTCAGGATTAGATTTGAAACAACTCTATGATATGAATGAGGAAGATGTAAAAGAATTTTGGGTAGCTTTCATGAAAATGACAAAAGTAATTGCTTCTTTTCCTAAGCCACTCATTGCAGCTATTACTGGTCATAGCCCTGCTGGTGGTTGTGTATTGGCAGTTTGTGCAGATTATCGTGTGATGGCAGAAGGAAATTATATTATTGGACTCAATGAAATCCCTGTTGGAATTGTTGTACCAAAAGTAATTTTTGACTTATACGCTTTTTGGATAGGAAACAAAACAGCTTATCAATATCTTTTAGAAGGAAAGTTAATCAGTCCAAGTGAAGCAAAAGAAGTTGGGTTAGTAGATGAAGTAGTAGCTGCTGATAAAGTGCTTGCACACGCAGAAGAAAAAATGGAAGATTACGCTAATTTTGATGGAAAAACATGGTCTTTAAGTAAGTCGAATTTGCGTGGAGGAATGTTAGCAGGAATGAATATGGATAATTTGGACGAAATACTAGAACCAATGCTCAAACAATGGTGGTCGCCAAGAACTAGAAGTATTCTGAAAATGATTGTAGCTTCTTTGACAAAATAA
- a CDS encoding ATP-grasp domain-containing protein: MKIIYCDSIINPQVIDADYETEQKAAKNAGFETHLLSFEKLEEGNINSAIHFISKKEEKEMALYRGWMVQSKTYELLYNALLQKNIQLINSPKEYEHCHYLPNSYSKIENHTPISNWMKLNDVIDFEEIYKLTNQFGENSIIIKDYVKSEKYHWKEACFIPKASDKDKIKNSVQKFIQLRGKQLNEGLVFRKFEELEFLTQHSKSSLPLTKEFRIFFLNKKIVNIFNYWDEGEYGDTKPDLKKFTQIAQEIDSNFFTMDIAQKTDGEWIIMELGDGQVSGLPDNADKNDFYKNLKKMIY, encoded by the coding sequence ATGAAAATAATATATTGTGATAGCATAATTAACCCCCAAGTTATAGATGCTGATTATGAAACAGAACAGAAAGCTGCCAAAAATGCAGGTTTTGAAACTCACCTTTTGAGTTTTGAGAAATTAGAAGAGGGCAATATTAATTCTGCAATACATTTTATTTCAAAAAAAGAAGAAAAAGAAATGGCTCTTTATCGTGGTTGGATGGTGCAGTCTAAAACTTACGAATTGCTTTATAATGCTCTTTTACAGAAAAACATTCAGTTGATTAATTCACCAAAGGAATATGAACACTGTCATTATTTACCTAACTCTTATTCTAAGATAGAAAATCACACTCCTATTTCTAATTGGATGAAGCTAAATGATGTAATTGATTTTGAAGAAATTTATAAACTAACAAATCAGTTTGGAGAAAATTCTATCATTATAAAGGATTATGTAAAGTCTGAAAAATATCATTGGAAAGAAGCCTGTTTTATTCCCAAAGCATCAGATAAAGACAAAATAAAAAATAGTGTACAAAAATTTATTCAGCTTAGAGGGAAGCAATTGAATGAAGGTTTAGTTTTTCGTAAGTTTGAAGAGCTTGAGTTTTTGACACAGCATTCTAAAAGTAGTTTGCCTTTGACGAAAGAATTTAGAATTTTCTTTCTGAATAAGAAAATTGTAAATATTTTCAATTATTGGGATGAAGGAGAATATGGAGACACAAAACCTGATTTGAAAAAATTTACTCAAATTGCACAAGAAATAGATAGTAATTTTTTCACAATGGATATTGCTCAAAAAACAGATGGAGAATGGATAATTATGGAACTTGGAGATGGACAAGTTTCTGGATTGCCTGACAATGCTGATAAAAATGATTTTTACAAGAACCTAAAAAAAATGATTTACTAA
- a CDS encoding YsnF/AvaK domain-containing protein, producing the protein MPTYSTNEKQDKSEKDLSISSLNLKEKLDAAQAYEGRKKQNTNVKDLNITIFEEGEEIVIPVLEEELHIDKEVIESGKIRIIKKVNEEKSTVEVPIKHTEVSVERKPKNEYVDVNHQAIRYEGDTMIVSVLKEVVVVQKKILLVEELHINKTQHKEIHTEEVTLKSEQVSVERSE; encoded by the coding sequence ATGCCTACCTACTCAACAAATGAAAAACAGGATAAGTCAGAAAAAGACTTATCTATTTCTTCACTAAATTTAAAAGAAAAATTAGATGCTGCTCAGGCTTACGAAGGACGCAAGAAGCAGAATACTAATGTGAAGGATTTGAATATTACTATATTTGAAGAGGGAGAGGAAATTGTTATTCCTGTCTTAGAAGAAGAACTTCATATAGACAAGGAAGTAATCGAATCGGGTAAGATTCGCATTATTAAAAAAGTAAATGAAGAAAAAAGCACAGTAGAAGTTCCTATCAAGCATACAGAGGTAAGTGTAGAACGCAAACCGAAAAATGAGTATGTAGATGTGAATCATCAAGCTATTCGCTATGAGGGAGATACTATGATTGTATCTGTTTTGAAAGAAGTAGTTGTGGTTCAAAAAAAGATTCTTCTTGTGGAAGAGTTGCACATTAACAAAACGCAACATAAAGAAATTCATACAGAAGAGGTAACGTTGAAATCCGAACAAGTTTCGGTAGAACGTTCAGAATAA
- a CDS encoding YqiA/YcfP family alpha/beta fold hydrolase produces MKTLWLHGMGGSPNQEKIDLLRNYGFEMHALHLDYGKEPKRFEILKEYCLKNEIQFLVGSSYGGFLAFWLSEELAIPCLLLNPAVSLRGKEKTKPKITKLESSLCMVAVGNQDKEIDYKRTLLFMEKDKREGKEIIPKIIEDEGHGFTIEAFEKIVIWAKEILKR; encoded by the coding sequence ATGAAAACACTTTGGCTACATGGAATGGGAGGAAGTCCAAATCAAGAAAAAATAGATTTGTTGAGAAATTATGGATTTGAAATGCATGCTTTACATTTGGATTATGGTAAAGAACCAAAACGTTTTGAAATTTTGAAGGAGTATTGTTTGAAAAATGAAATCCAGTTTTTGGTTGGTTCTTCCTATGGTGGTTTTTTAGCTTTTTGGCTAAGTGAAGAATTGGCTATTCCTTGTTTATTATTAAATCCTGCTGTTTCTTTGAGAGGAAAAGAAAAAACCAAACCGAAAATTACAAAACTTGAAAGTTCACTTTGTATGGTGGCTGTAGGAAATCAAGACAAAGAAATTGATTATAAAAGAACTCTTTTGTTTATGGAAAAAGACAAACGAGAGGGAAAAGAAATCATTCCAAAAATAATAGAAGATGAAGGACACGGATTTACTATAGAAGCATTTGAAAAAATTGTAATTTGGGCAAAAGAAATTTTAAAAAGATAA
- the hisS gene encoding histidine--tRNA ligase translates to MKKPSVPQGMRDFSPEQMLKRQWLFDSIKKVFIKYGFLPLETPTMENLDSLTGKYGDEGDQLLFRVLNSGDFLKDVRKKESQKKVEELDYKEITTKVSKRGLRYDLTVPFARYVVQHQSEITFPFRRFQIQPVWRADRPQKGRYREFYQCDADVVGSDSLINEAELLQMADEVFEKLNLKVTIKLNSRKILQGLSEVVGFPEKMTDITVAIDKLDKIGWEGVSKELKERELSEEAISKINEFVEFMTHKNTSFNQEKLDYLKSFFSGNAAGEAGIIELEQVQQFLQGIPFVNNLQIDPTLARGLGYYTGCIYEIKADEAEMGSIGGGGRYDDLTGIFGLKGYSGVGISFGIERIYDVLEDLDLFPKEISESTKVIFLAFDESARIWSLPLVRRLRDRNIATEVYTENKNIKKQFDYANKRNIPFCVIVGENEMKTGKLAVKNMIEGSQELMSIDELIEKFVV, encoded by the coding sequence ATGAAAAAACCTTCTGTTCCACAGGGAATGCGTGATTTTTCGCCCGAACAAATGCTCAAACGCCAATGGCTTTTTGATTCTATAAAAAAAGTATTTATAAAATATGGTTTCTTGCCTTTAGAAACACCTACCATGGAAAACCTAGATTCTCTGACAGGAAAATATGGTGATGAAGGTGATCAACTTCTTTTTAGAGTGCTTAATTCAGGCGATTTTTTGAAAGATGTACGCAAAAAAGAGAGTCAGAAAAAAGTAGAAGAATTAGATTACAAAGAAATTACAACAAAAGTAAGTAAGCGAGGTCTGCGCTATGATTTGACAGTTCCTTTTGCTCGTTATGTAGTTCAGCACCAAAGCGAAATTACTTTTCCTTTTCGTAGATTTCAGATTCAACCTGTTTGGCGTGCCGACCGTCCACAAAAGGGGCGTTATCGTGAGTTTTATCAATGTGATGCCGATGTGGTAGGTTCAGATTCGTTGATTAATGAAGCCGAATTATTACAAATGGCTGATGAGGTTTTTGAAAAATTAAATCTAAAAGTTACTATCAAACTCAACAGTAGAAAAATTTTGCAAGGTCTTTCAGAAGTTGTTGGTTTTCCAGAAAAAATGACAGACATTACTGTTGCGATTGATAAACTTGATAAAATCGGTTGGGAAGGAGTTTCTAAAGAACTCAAAGAAAGAGAACTTTCAGAAGAAGCTATTTCCAAAATAAACGAATTTGTAGAGTTTATGACTCACAAAAATACCAGTTTCAATCAAGAAAAATTAGATTACTTGAAATCATTCTTTAGTGGAAATGCAGCAGGAGAAGCTGGAATTATAGAATTAGAACAAGTACAACAATTTTTACAAGGAATTCCGTTTGTCAATAACTTGCAAATTGACCCAACACTTGCAAGAGGTTTAGGCTATTATACAGGCTGTATTTATGAAATAAAAGCAGACGAAGCCGAAATGGGAAGTATCGGTGGAGGTGGTCGCTACGATGACCTTACAGGAATTTTTGGTCTAAAAGGCTATTCAGGTGTAGGAATTTCTTTTGGAATTGAGCGAATTTATGATGTTTTAGAAGACTTGGATTTGTTTCCGAAAGAAATTTCAGAATCTACAAAAGTCATTTTCTTAGCCTTTGATGAATCTGCAAGAATTTGGAGTTTGCCACTTGTCAGAAGACTTAGAGATAGAAATATCGCTACTGAAGTTTATACAGAAAATAAAAATATCAAAAAGCAATTTGATTATGCCAATAAAAGAAATATTCCTTTTTGTGTAATTGTAGGTGAAAATGAAATGAAGACAGGAAAACTAGCTGTCAAAAATATGATTGAAGGTTCGCAAGAATTGATGTCTATTGATGAGTTGATTGAGAAATTTGTAGTATAA